Proteins co-encoded in one Accipiter gentilis chromosome 33, bAccGen1.1, whole genome shotgun sequence genomic window:
- the COPS3 gene encoding COP9 signalosome complex subunit 3 isoform X1 yields the protein MASALEQFVNSVRQLSAQGQMTQLCELINKSGELLAKNLSHLDTVLGALDVQEHSLGVLAVLFVKFSMPSIPDFETLFSQVQLFISTCNGEHIRYATDTFAGLCHQLTNALVERKQPLRGISILRQAIDKMQMNTNQLTSIHADLCQLCLLAKCFKPALPYLDVDMMDICKENGAYDAKHFLCYYYYGGMIYTGLKNFERALYFYEQAITTPAMAVSHIMLESYKKYILVSLILLGKVQQLPKYTSQIVGRFIKPLSNAYHELAQVYSTNKPSELRNLVNKHSETFTRDNNMGLVKQCLSSLYKKNIQRLTKTFLTLSLQDMASRVQLSGPQEAEKYVLHMIEDGEIFASINQKDGMVCFHDNPEKYNNPAMLHNIDQEMLKCIELDERLKAMDQEITVNPQFVQKSMGSQEDDSGTKPSSYS from the exons ATGGCGTCGGCCCTGGAGCAGTTCGTCAACAGCGTCCGGCAGCTTTCGGCCCAAG GGCAAATGACCCAGCTTTGTGAACTGATCAATAAAAGCGGAGAACTACTAGCAAAAAATCTTTCCCATCTGGATACAGTGCTCGGTGCCCTGGATGTGCAGGAACACTCACTAGGCGTTCTTGCTGTCtt gtttgTGAAGTTTTCTATGCCCAGCATCCCTGACTTCGAAACATTATTCTCACAGGTGCAGCTTTTTATCAGCACTTGTAATGGAGAACACATTAGATATGCAACAGACACTT TTGCTGGCCTGTGCCACCAGTTAACAAATGCCCTTGTGGAGAGAAAACAG CCCCTGCGAGGAATTAGCATTCTCAGACAAGCCATAGACAAGATGCAGATGAACACAAACCAGCTGACCTCAATACATGCAGATCTCTGCCAG cTCTGTTTGTTAGCAAAATGCTTTAAACCTGCCCTCCCGTATCTAGATGTGGACATGATGGATATTTGTAAAGAGAATGGGGCATATGATGCGAAGCACTTTTTATGTTACTACTACTATGGTGGGATGATATACACTGGGCTAAAGAACTTTGAAAGAGCACTCTACTTTTATGAACAG GCAATAACTACTCCAGCCATGGCAGTCAGTCATATTATGTTGGAATCATACAAAAAGTATATTCTAGTTTCTTTGATACTACTTGGCAAAGTTCAGCAGCTACCAAAATACACTTCCCAGATAGTTGGTAGATTCATTAAG CCCCTTAGCAATGCTTACCATGAATTAGCGCAAGTTTATTCAACCAATAAACCCTCGGAGCTTCGAAATCTGGTGAACAAACACAGTGAAACATTCACAAGGGATAACAATATGGGGCTGGTTAAGCAATGCTTGTCATCTCTCTACAAAAAGAACATTCAGAGGCTAACCAAG acatttttaacATTGTCATTACAAGACATGGCAAGTCGAGTGCAGTTGTCGGGGcctcaagaagcagaaaaatatgtCCTTCACATG ATAGAAGATGGTGAAATCTTTGCAAGTATTAATCAGAAAGATGGTATGGTCTGTTTCCATGATAATCCTGAAAAATATAACAATCCAGCTATGCTTCATAACATTGATCAGGAG atgcTGAAATGTATAGAGCTTGATGAACGACTGAAAGCCATGGATCAAGAGATCACTGTGAATCCTCAGTTTGTGCAGAAG AGTATGGGCTCTCAAGAAGATGACTCAGGGACCAAACCATCCAGTTATTCCTGA
- the COPS3 gene encoding COP9 signalosome complex subunit 3 isoform X4 — protein MASALEQFVNSVRQLSAQGQMTQLCELINKSGELLAKNLSHLDTVLGALDVQEHSLGVLAVLFVKFSMPSIPDFETLFSQVQLFISTCNGEHIRYATDTFAGLCHQLTNALVERKQPLRGISILRQAIDKMQMNTNQLTSIHADLCQLCLLAKCFKPALPYLDVDMMDICKENGAYDAKHFLCYYYYGGMIYTGLKNFERALYFYEQAITTPAMAVSHIMLESYKKYILVSLILLGKVQQLPKYTSQIVGRFIKPLSNAYHELAQVYSTNKPSELRNLVNKHSETFTRDNNMGLVKQCLSSLYKKNIQRLTKTFLTLSLQDMASRVQLSGPQEAEKYVLHMGEGNTVSLLWCLDCSQNIFKDVPC, from the exons ATGGCGTCGGCCCTGGAGCAGTTCGTCAACAGCGTCCGGCAGCTTTCGGCCCAAG GGCAAATGACCCAGCTTTGTGAACTGATCAATAAAAGCGGAGAACTACTAGCAAAAAATCTTTCCCATCTGGATACAGTGCTCGGTGCCCTGGATGTGCAGGAACACTCACTAGGCGTTCTTGCTGTCtt gtttgTGAAGTTTTCTATGCCCAGCATCCCTGACTTCGAAACATTATTCTCACAGGTGCAGCTTTTTATCAGCACTTGTAATGGAGAACACATTAGATATGCAACAGACACTT TTGCTGGCCTGTGCCACCAGTTAACAAATGCCCTTGTGGAGAGAAAACAG CCCCTGCGAGGAATTAGCATTCTCAGACAAGCCATAGACAAGATGCAGATGAACACAAACCAGCTGACCTCAATACATGCAGATCTCTGCCAG cTCTGTTTGTTAGCAAAATGCTTTAAACCTGCCCTCCCGTATCTAGATGTGGACATGATGGATATTTGTAAAGAGAATGGGGCATATGATGCGAAGCACTTTTTATGTTACTACTACTATGGTGGGATGATATACACTGGGCTAAAGAACTTTGAAAGAGCACTCTACTTTTATGAACAG GCAATAACTACTCCAGCCATGGCAGTCAGTCATATTATGTTGGAATCATACAAAAAGTATATTCTAGTTTCTTTGATACTACTTGGCAAAGTTCAGCAGCTACCAAAATACACTTCCCAGATAGTTGGTAGATTCATTAAG CCCCTTAGCAATGCTTACCATGAATTAGCGCAAGTTTATTCAACCAATAAACCCTCGGAGCTTCGAAATCTGGTGAACAAACACAGTGAAACATTCACAAGGGATAACAATATGGGGCTGGTTAAGCAATGCTTGTCATCTCTCTACAAAAAGAACATTCAGAGGCTAACCAAG acatttttaacATTGTCATTACAAGACATGGCAAGTCGAGTGCAGTTGTCGGGGcctcaagaagcagaaaaatatgtCCTTCACATG GGTGAAGGAAATACTGTCAGTCTGCTGTGGTGTTTAGACTGTTCTCAAAATATCTTCAAAGATGTGCCCTGCTGA
- the COPS3 gene encoding COP9 signalosome complex subunit 3 isoform X3, whose translation MASALEQFVNSVRQLSAQGQMTQLCELINKSGELLAKNLSHLDTVLGALDVQEHSLGVLAVLFVKFSMPSIPDFETLFSQVQLFISTCNGEHIRYATDTFAGLCHQLTNALVERKQPLRGISILRQAIDKMQMNTNQLTSIHADLCQLCLLAKCFKPALPYLDVDMMDICKENGAYDAKHFLCYYYYGGMIYTGLKNFERALYFYEQAITTPAMAVSHIMLESYKKYILVSLILLGKVQQLPKYTSQIVGRFIKTFLTLSLQDMASRVQLSGPQEAEKYVLHMIEDGEIFASINQKDGMVCFHDNPEKYNNPAMLHNIDQEMLKCIELDERLKAMDQEITVNPQFVQKSMGSQEDDSGTKPSSYS comes from the exons ATGGCGTCGGCCCTGGAGCAGTTCGTCAACAGCGTCCGGCAGCTTTCGGCCCAAG GGCAAATGACCCAGCTTTGTGAACTGATCAATAAAAGCGGAGAACTACTAGCAAAAAATCTTTCCCATCTGGATACAGTGCTCGGTGCCCTGGATGTGCAGGAACACTCACTAGGCGTTCTTGCTGTCtt gtttgTGAAGTTTTCTATGCCCAGCATCCCTGACTTCGAAACATTATTCTCACAGGTGCAGCTTTTTATCAGCACTTGTAATGGAGAACACATTAGATATGCAACAGACACTT TTGCTGGCCTGTGCCACCAGTTAACAAATGCCCTTGTGGAGAGAAAACAG CCCCTGCGAGGAATTAGCATTCTCAGACAAGCCATAGACAAGATGCAGATGAACACAAACCAGCTGACCTCAATACATGCAGATCTCTGCCAG cTCTGTTTGTTAGCAAAATGCTTTAAACCTGCCCTCCCGTATCTAGATGTGGACATGATGGATATTTGTAAAGAGAATGGGGCATATGATGCGAAGCACTTTTTATGTTACTACTACTATGGTGGGATGATATACACTGGGCTAAAGAACTTTGAAAGAGCACTCTACTTTTATGAACAG GCAATAACTACTCCAGCCATGGCAGTCAGTCATATTATGTTGGAATCATACAAAAAGTATATTCTAGTTTCTTTGATACTACTTGGCAAAGTTCAGCAGCTACCAAAATACACTTCCCAGATAGTTGGTAGATTCATTAAG acatttttaacATTGTCATTACAAGACATGGCAAGTCGAGTGCAGTTGTCGGGGcctcaagaagcagaaaaatatgtCCTTCACATG ATAGAAGATGGTGAAATCTTTGCAAGTATTAATCAGAAAGATGGTATGGTCTGTTTCCATGATAATCCTGAAAAATATAACAATCCAGCTATGCTTCATAACATTGATCAGGAG atgcTGAAATGTATAGAGCTTGATGAACGACTGAAAGCCATGGATCAAGAGATCACTGTGAATCCTCAGTTTGTGCAGAAG AGTATGGGCTCTCAAGAAGATGACTCAGGGACCAAACCATCCAGTTATTCCTGA
- the COPS3 gene encoding COP9 signalosome complex subunit 3 isoform X5 yields the protein MQMNTNQLTSIHADLCQLCLLAKCFKPALPYLDVDMMDICKENGAYDAKHFLCYYYYGGMIYTGLKNFERALYFYEQAITTPAMAVSHIMLESYKKYILVSLILLGKVQQLPKYTSQIVGRFIKPLSNAYHELAQVYSTNKPSELRNLVNKHSETFTRDNNMGLVKQCLSSLYKKNIQRLTKTFLTLSLQDMASRVQLSGPQEAEKYVLHMIEDGEIFASINQKDGMVCFHDNPEKYNNPAMLHNIDQEMLKCIELDERLKAMDQEITVNPQFVQKSMGSQEDDSGTKPSSYS from the exons ATGCAGATGAACACAAACCAGCTGACCTCAATACATGCAGATCTCTGCCAG cTCTGTTTGTTAGCAAAATGCTTTAAACCTGCCCTCCCGTATCTAGATGTGGACATGATGGATATTTGTAAAGAGAATGGGGCATATGATGCGAAGCACTTTTTATGTTACTACTACTATGGTGGGATGATATACACTGGGCTAAAGAACTTTGAAAGAGCACTCTACTTTTATGAACAG GCAATAACTACTCCAGCCATGGCAGTCAGTCATATTATGTTGGAATCATACAAAAAGTATATTCTAGTTTCTTTGATACTACTTGGCAAAGTTCAGCAGCTACCAAAATACACTTCCCAGATAGTTGGTAGATTCATTAAG CCCCTTAGCAATGCTTACCATGAATTAGCGCAAGTTTATTCAACCAATAAACCCTCGGAGCTTCGAAATCTGGTGAACAAACACAGTGAAACATTCACAAGGGATAACAATATGGGGCTGGTTAAGCAATGCTTGTCATCTCTCTACAAAAAGAACATTCAGAGGCTAACCAAG acatttttaacATTGTCATTACAAGACATGGCAAGTCGAGTGCAGTTGTCGGGGcctcaagaagcagaaaaatatgtCCTTCACATG ATAGAAGATGGTGAAATCTTTGCAAGTATTAATCAGAAAGATGGTATGGTCTGTTTCCATGATAATCCTGAAAAATATAACAATCCAGCTATGCTTCATAACATTGATCAGGAG atgcTGAAATGTATAGAGCTTGATGAACGACTGAAAGCCATGGATCAAGAGATCACTGTGAATCCTCAGTTTGTGCAGAAG AGTATGGGCTCTCAAGAAGATGACTCAGGGACCAAACCATCCAGTTATTCCTGA
- the COPS3 gene encoding COP9 signalosome complex subunit 3 isoform X2, with amino-acid sequence MASALEQFVNSVRQLSAQGQMTQLCELINKSGELLAKNLSHLDTVLGALDVQEHSLGVLAVLFVKFSMPSIPDFETLFSQVQLFISTCNGEHIRYATDTFAGLCHQLTNALVERKQPLRGISILRQAIDKMQMNTNQLTSIHADLCQLCLLAKCFKPALPYLDVDMMDICKENGAYDAKHFLCYYYYGGMIYTGLKNFERALYFYEQPLSNAYHELAQVYSTNKPSELRNLVNKHSETFTRDNNMGLVKQCLSSLYKKNIQRLTKTFLTLSLQDMASRVQLSGPQEAEKYVLHMIEDGEIFASINQKDGMVCFHDNPEKYNNPAMLHNIDQEMLKCIELDERLKAMDQEITVNPQFVQKSMGSQEDDSGTKPSSYS; translated from the exons ATGGCGTCGGCCCTGGAGCAGTTCGTCAACAGCGTCCGGCAGCTTTCGGCCCAAG GGCAAATGACCCAGCTTTGTGAACTGATCAATAAAAGCGGAGAACTACTAGCAAAAAATCTTTCCCATCTGGATACAGTGCTCGGTGCCCTGGATGTGCAGGAACACTCACTAGGCGTTCTTGCTGTCtt gtttgTGAAGTTTTCTATGCCCAGCATCCCTGACTTCGAAACATTATTCTCACAGGTGCAGCTTTTTATCAGCACTTGTAATGGAGAACACATTAGATATGCAACAGACACTT TTGCTGGCCTGTGCCACCAGTTAACAAATGCCCTTGTGGAGAGAAAACAG CCCCTGCGAGGAATTAGCATTCTCAGACAAGCCATAGACAAGATGCAGATGAACACAAACCAGCTGACCTCAATACATGCAGATCTCTGCCAG cTCTGTTTGTTAGCAAAATGCTTTAAACCTGCCCTCCCGTATCTAGATGTGGACATGATGGATATTTGTAAAGAGAATGGGGCATATGATGCGAAGCACTTTTTATGTTACTACTACTATGGTGGGATGATATACACTGGGCTAAAGAACTTTGAAAGAGCACTCTACTTTTATGAACAG CCCCTTAGCAATGCTTACCATGAATTAGCGCAAGTTTATTCAACCAATAAACCCTCGGAGCTTCGAAATCTGGTGAACAAACACAGTGAAACATTCACAAGGGATAACAATATGGGGCTGGTTAAGCAATGCTTGTCATCTCTCTACAAAAAGAACATTCAGAGGCTAACCAAG acatttttaacATTGTCATTACAAGACATGGCAAGTCGAGTGCAGTTGTCGGGGcctcaagaagcagaaaaatatgtCCTTCACATG ATAGAAGATGGTGAAATCTTTGCAAGTATTAATCAGAAAGATGGTATGGTCTGTTTCCATGATAATCCTGAAAAATATAACAATCCAGCTATGCTTCATAACATTGATCAGGAG atgcTGAAATGTATAGAGCTTGATGAACGACTGAAAGCCATGGATCAAGAGATCACTGTGAATCCTCAGTTTGTGCAGAAG AGTATGGGCTCTCAAGAAGATGACTCAGGGACCAAACCATCCAGTTATTCCTGA
- the NT5M gene encoding 5'(3')-deoxyribonucleotidase, mitochondrial — translation MILLSSFLHLRPRRCGPFAGLGRGSSPAAGSRRALRVLVDMDGVLADFEGGFLKKFRARYPDKPYIALEDRRGFWVSEQYGRLGPELSEKAISIWESKNFFIELDPLPGAVEAVKQMANLADTDVFICTSPIKKYRYCPYEKYAWVEKHFGPEFLEQIVLTRDKTVVSADLLIDDRPDITGAEQNPSWEHVLFTACHNKHLQLKPPSRRLQSWTDDWKAILDSKRLPPGQAA, via the exons ATGATTTTGCTGAGCAGCTTCTTGCACCTGCGGCCTCGGCGCTGCGGCCCTTtcgcagggctgggcaggggctccAGCCCCGCAGCGGGGTCCCGCAGGGCTCTGCGGGTGCTGGTGGACATGGATGGGGTGCTGGCCGACTTCGAGGGAGGCTTCCTCAAGAAGTTCAGGGCCAGGTACCCCGACAAACCCTACATTGCCCTGGAGGACCGGAGGGGCTTCTGGGTGTCGGAGCAATACGGGCGCCTGGGACCTGAGCTGAGT GAAAAAGCCATCAGCATCTGGGAATCCAAGAACTTCTTCATCGAGCTGGACCCACTCCCCGGAGCTGTGGAAGCTGTGAAGCAAATGGCAAATTTGGCGGA CACCGATGTGTTCATCTGCACAAGCCCGATCAAGAAGTACCGCTACTGCCCTTACGAGAAG TACGCCTGGGTGGAGAAGCACTTCGGCCCTGAATTTCTTGAGCAGATTGTTTTGACGCGAGATAAGACGGTGGTTTCTGCTGATCTGCTTATAGACGACAGACCTGATATAACAG GGGCCGAGCAGAACCCCAGCTGGGAGCATGTGCTCTTCACGGCCTGCCACAACAAGCACCTGCAGCTGAAGCCCCCCAGCCGTAGGCTACAGTCCTGGACTGACGACTGGAAGGCCATTCTGGACAGCAAACGCCTGCCGCCGGGCCAGGCCGCCTAA